The DNA segment AAGGGGCCGCAGGAGCGACCCACGGCCGCCGCGCTAACCGCGCGGTGCACGGAGCTTCTCGCCGGCCAGAGCACCCAGATCCTGGGGGACGGGCCGCCCACCCAGGTGGGTGACGTGATGACGGCCGCTTGGGAAGGTCTGCCGGCCGTCGAGGACGATCCGGCGTGGGCGGCGGCCCGGCGCAAGGCGGCCCGCCGCCGGACCTGGCTCGTCGCCGCGGCCGCGGTCACCGGGTTCGTGGTGGCCGCCGCCGGCACGTACCTGATCGCGGAGCAGGGCCAGGGCGAGCGGCGAGGCTCGACGGCTTCCCCGACCGCGGAAGCGGGCACTCCCAGAGGGCAGGAGGCGAAGGCCACCGCGCCGACCGCCTCTGCCGGCTGTCTGCCGGTCACCTTCAAGACCCCCGGCGGAGAGGCGGGCTGCGAGTCCAAGAAGGCGATCTGTGCCGTCGGGTCCGCGTCCTACGTCAAGGACATCGACCGTCTGTGCGGCGGCCCTCCCGCCCTGCAGACGGTGAACGTCATCTCCCAGCCGTCCACGGGTGGAGACCCGGGTTCCTCGTACTGCCTGGCCTGGACCGGCAGTTCCGACGCCGACTCCCGTGACGCCACCCTGCTGATGAACGCCCCGGGCTACCAGTGCGGTGCCGACTTGGTGAGCCCCTCCGGCTCGCCAAGCGTGCAGGGGGGCTACACGCTCGTTTTCTACGACAGCGAGCAGGACTGCACCCCCCTATACCCCGGCACCCGCCTCACCTACCCGGCGGTCCTGGACTACAGCGGCCTCGACGAGCAGCAACCCCGCCAGTACGCCTGCCTCACCGAACACGTGGGCGCCTGACCCGGCGCCCGAATCGCGGCGCTCACCTACCCCTCGGCGGTGTCCTTCAGGGCGTCGCAGGTGTTCTGGAACTCCTCCATCAGGCGGGTGGCCTCGACGACGAGGACACCGTAGGGGCGGGAGGCGTCGGAGAGGGGGAGGTTGTTGTCCTGGGCGGCGGCGAGGACCTTCTGCAGGGCTTCCTGGGCGGTGGTCGCGAGGCGGCACATCTCCTCGGCCTGTTCGGTCAGGGTGTCGCTGTCCAGCTCGGCGATGACGTGCGCGATGTCGCGCAGGCTGGCGGCGAAGTCGGCGTACGCCTGGAGGGCGGGGGCGTAGGTGTACGTGTCCTCCGTCTCGCGCCAGCGGCCGAGGCTGCGGGTCAGCGAGCCGAGCTGGTAGACCGCGCGTTCGAGGGCGTCGACACTCTGCCGGTAGCGGTCGAAGCCCAGGTAGCCGCGGTGGGCCGGCAGGAGCCGGCGGGGGTTGAGGGGGAGGCTGCTCTCCGCCGTGTGCAGCCCCGCGCGGGCCTGCCCGACCGCCCGCTGCGCGCTCTCCCCGGCCCGGCGCCACTTGGCGGCCCGGTCCGCGTCCACGTCACCGGTGCACAGGCCGTCGGCCATGTCGTCCAGCAGCGCCTCGATCCGCCCCGCCAGCACCTGCACCCCGTGCTCGGCGCTGCGGTACCGCAGCGGGGGCGCGACGCAGAGGTTCACCAGGACGCCCACGCCGCAGCCGATCAGCACCAGCAGGATGATCTGCCCCAGCTGGTTCACCTTGTCGCCGGTGGTGGTCGCGGAGGCGTACGTGGAGAAGGCGAAGAACGCCGCCGTGGCGACCTGGGAGCGCTGCTCGCCCAGGGCCGGCCACTGCCCGATGCACAGGGCGATGACGGCGACCAGGACGAAGGCGAACAGATCCGGCCCGGCGAGGAAGCCGATGGCCGCCTGGACGGCCACGCCCACCGTGACCGCGGCCGTGTAGCGCAGGGCCTGCCAGACCGACTTGTAGACCGTGGCGTTCATGATCAGCACGGCGGAGAAGGGGGCGAAGGCGGGGGAGGCCGCGTTCAGCAGATCGTGCGCGATCCACCACGCCAGCGTCGCCGCCAGCGCGCTCTTCCCGACCAGCAGCACCGTGTTCCGCTCGTGCCCCGGCGTGCTCCAGGCCCGTTTCACCCACGCGGTACCGCTCCGCAACCACTCCATGCGCCTCGCCCCGAACCCTCGCTCACTACATCCGTACAGATGAGGCGGGTACCCGCTGCGCGGCGGGTCAGCGGATGGCGGCCGTCACACCGGGGGGCGCGATACGGGCGCCGGGCAGGGGTAGCGTTCCGGCATGACGTCCGTGCCGTCCCGGTTCCCGCCGTGTCCGATCCGTGGGGTACGGGTGCTGCACGTGAAGCAGAATTGCGCGCCGCAGTTCGCGGAGATCGAGGTGGACTTCG comes from the Streptomyces seoulensis genome and includes:
- a CDS encoding serine/threonine-protein kinase, yielding MGTVHAALDSEERRVAVKVVHPAQADDDEFRARFKREVEVSRRVTGPCLVPLLAADPGAAVPWLATAYVPGPTLGEYIAAHGPLSGARLYALAAGTVAALAAVHATGVVHRDVKPGNVILAPDGPRVLDFGIAHALDGTSVTRTGVMTGTAGWISPEGYRTGAAGPAGDVFAWGALVAYAATGRLPFGIGAPDAVAARVMSGAPDLAGVPDDLLAPVTSALAKGPQERPTAAALTARCTELLAGQSTQILGDGPPTQVGDVMTAAWEGLPAVEDDPAWAAARRKAARRRTWLVAAAAVTGFVVAAAGTYLIAEQGQGERRGSTASPTAEAGTPRGQEAKATAPTASAGCLPVTFKTPGGEAGCESKKAICAVGSASYVKDIDRLCGGPPALQTVNVISQPSTGGDPGSSYCLAWTGSSDADSRDATLLMNAPGYQCGADLVSPSGSPSVQGGYTLVFYDSEQDCTPLYPGTRLTYPAVLDYSGLDEQQPRQYACLTEHVGA
- a CDS encoding FUSC family protein translates to MEWLRSGTAWVKRAWSTPGHERNTVLLVGKSALAATLAWWIAHDLLNAASPAFAPFSAVLIMNATVYKSVWQALRYTAAVTVGVAVQAAIGFLAGPDLFAFVLVAVIALCIGQWPALGEQRSQVATAAFFAFSTYASATTTGDKVNQLGQIILLVLIGCGVGVLVNLCVAPPLRYRSAEHGVQVLAGRIEALLDDMADGLCTGDVDADRAAKWRRAGESAQRAVGQARAGLHTAESSLPLNPRRLLPAHRGYLGFDRYRQSVDALERAVYQLGSLTRSLGRWRETEDTYTYAPALQAYADFAASLRDIAHVIAELDSDTLTEQAEEMCRLATTAQEALQKVLAAAQDNNLPLSDASRPYGVLVVEATRLMEEFQNTCDALKDTAEG